A single Brassica napus cultivar Da-Ae unplaced genomic scaffold, Da-Ae ScsIHWf_2358;HRSCAF=3044, whole genome shotgun sequence DNA region contains:
- the LOC125600669 gene encoding allantoate deiminase-like has protein sequence MAVLHPSSSRSYHILSNAYHTSFHHHHHHNHHHHHHPSLVIFWCLVISLLSPLAVSSSSSSSSSSSSASSSSSSASQISLGIGETEGTKQDLHLSILRDESVARLHELGQVSDAATHLERTFMSPASIRGIKLLREWMEDAGLSTWVDNMGNVHGRVEPKNGSTPALLIGSHMDTVIDAGKYDGSLGIISAISALKVLKVNGKLGELKRPVEVIAFSDEEGVRFQCTFLGSAALAGIMPVSRLEITDKSGITVQDALKENSIDITEENLTQLKYDPASVWGYVEVHIEQGPVLEYVGYPLGVVKGIAGQTRLKVTVKGSQGHAGTVPMSLRQDPMTGAAELIVLMESVCKNPKEYLTCDGQCNEETIESLANSLVCTVGEISTWPSASNVIPGQVAFTVDLRTIDDVGRNAILHDLSTRMYQICDKRSLLCSIERKHDADAVISDPHLSLQLKSAAQSALKKITGEVQDEVPVLMSGAGHDAMAMSYLTKVGMLFVRCRGGISHSPAEHVLDDDVGAAGLAILEFLESQL, from the exons ATGGCGGTTCTTCATCCTTCCTCCTCCAGATCTTATCATATCCTCTCTAATGCCTACCACACTAGCttccatcaccatcatcatcataaccatcaccatcatcatcacccTTCGCTTGTGATATTCTGGTGCCTCGTGATTTCTCTGTTGTCTCCTCTCGCTGTCTCCtcttcatcctcctcctcctcctcttcttcctctgcctcGTCCTCGTCGTCGTCTGCTTCCCAAATCTCCCTCG GAATCGGTGAAACGGAAGGGACGAAGCAAGATCTGCATCTGTCGATCCTTAGGGACGAATCTGTGGCAAGGTTACACGAGCTTGGACAG GTGAGTGATGCAGCTACTCATTTAGAGAGGACTTTCATGAGTCCAGCATCCATAAGGGGAATAAAACTTCTTCGTGAATGGATGGAAGATGCCGGTTTATCAAC ATGGGTTGATAACATGGGGAATGTACATGGTCGAGTGGAACCAAAGAATGGAAGCACCCCGGCTCTTCTTATTGGTTCTCATATG GACACTGTTATTGATGCTGGTAAATACGATGGCTCATTAGGCATAATCTCTGCTATCTCTGCATTGAAGGTTCTGAAAGTAAATGGGAAGTTAGGAGAACTAAAGCGACCTGTTGAG GTGATTGCGTTTAGTGATGAGGAAGGTGTGAGATTCCAGTGTACTTTCCTAGGCAGTGCTGCTCTGGCTGGTATCATGCCAGTTTCTCGGTTGGAGATTACTGATAAAAG TGGTATTACTGTGCAAGATGCTTTAAAAGAGAACTCCATAGACATAACAGAGGAAAATCTTACGCAGCTCAAATATGATCCTGCTTCTGTTTGGGGCTATGTAGAG GTTCACATTGAGCAAGGGCCCGTGCTTGAATATGTTGGTTATCCACTAGGAGTAGTAAAAGGTATTGCAGGACAGACTAGACTCAAG GTTACTGTAAAAGGCTCTCAAGGACATGCTGGAACAGTTCCAATGTCACTGCGTCAAGACCCTATGACTGGTGCTGCGGAACTCATTGTACTAATGGAGAGTGTTTGCAAAAACCCTAAAGAGTACTTAACTTGTGATGGCCAATGCAACGAGGAGACAATAGAATCTCTTGCTAATTCACTTGTCTGTACTGTTGGAGAAATCTCTACTTGGCCAAGTGCTAGCAATGTCATCCCAGGACAG GTAGCTTTCACTGTGGATTTACGTACAATAGATGACGTAGGACGCAATGCTATTCTCCATGACTTATCAACTAGGATGTATCAAATATGTGACAAAAGATCGCTTTTGTGCTCCATTGAACGAAAG CACGATGCAGATGCAGTAATATCAGATCCGCACTTGAGTTTACAGCTGAAATCAGCAGCTCAGAGTGCCCTTAAGAAGATCACAGGAGAGGTCCAAGACGAGGTACCTGTGCTAATGAGTGGAGCAGGACATGATGCTATGGCTATGTCTTACTTAACTAAG GTGGGAATGTTATTCGTCCGGTGTCGTGGAGGAATAAGTCATTCTCCGGCAGAACATGTACTGGATGATGATGTTGGTGCAGCCGGTTTAGCCATCTTGGAGTTTCTAGAGTCTCAGTTGTAA
- the LOC125600670 gene encoding uncharacterized protein LOC125600670: MALSATMVGALLGLGTQMYSNALRKLPYMRHPWEHVVGMGLGAVFANQLVKWDVKLKEDLEVMLDKARAANERRYFDEDRD, encoded by the exons ATGGCTCTGAGTGCGACGATGGTGGGAGCTCTGCTGGGACTCGGCACCCAGATGTATTCCAACGCTCTCCGCAAGCTCCCTTACATGCGCC ATCCGTGGGAGCATGTGGTGGGCATGGGACTCGGTGCTGTGTTCGCGAACCAGCTCGTGAAATGGGATGTGAAGCTCAAGGAAGATCTCGAGGTGATGCTCGATAAGGCTAGAGCTGCCAACGAGCGCCGTTACTTTG ATGAAGATCGGGATTAG